The Arachis hypogaea cultivar Tifrunner chromosome 19, arahy.Tifrunner.gnm2.J5K5, whole genome shotgun sequence genome has a window encoding:
- the LOC112779814 gene encoding uncharacterized protein — MERPKPVSAAQGSSSRNPDETEANTKKLLEAVRRGDLEETLKLAAVETGAIRAEVMTYWRGRALHIALTFGHLHIVEKLVQLMSPEDLELATDSNTVLCSAVLNKDENFNISAAKCIVAKHDRLLTLPTPYYWIPVTWAVELGHNELARYLYSVTPFHVLRPENGKYGADLLVRCYYSKMFDVAVDLLRRCPRLAMRNQGQGAGDNLLLTLAKAPSSSLDQIQLPSWKRWLYERIHVHLAHEFALDEVVNLVAEVNDSIRDNYARSAGSDVTLDLVRDWTKLAMRDQGAGDKSQFPSWKRWLYERLLLGLVGNIDNLLGIKKIREAKLGHQQYLALLRATCRGVTPLNDKEIQESGIRNAIFEAAKRGNAVFIVEALKVHFTLYAIHDEKRRRIFSLAVEYRQANVYNLIHGLSAKPFLSTSIDYFGNSMLHMAGMLAPPIQLSPIPGALLQMQRELQWFKEVESITTPMIRERLNDNNLTPRALFTEQHTNLVKEGEKWTKETASSCGVVAALVATITFAAAFTVPGGNDQSKGYPIFLHKKLFLLFIISDAVSLFSSTTSLLMFLGLLTSRYAEDDFLNSLPTKLMIGLSTMFISLATMMAAFCASLFLMLQNRSWIVIPVTLLASVPVTLYIWLQFPLLVLIFKSTYAPGIFDRNIKPWL, encoded by the exons ATGGAGAGACCAAAACCAGTTTCTGCTGCACAAGGAAGCTCATCAAGGAATCCAG ATGAAACAGAAGCAAATACGAAAAAATTACTGGAGGCAGTGCGAAGGGGAGACTTAGAGGAGACCTTAAAGTTGGCGGCGGTGGAGACAGGAGCAATCAGGGCAGAGGTGATGACGTACTGGCGCGGAAGAGCACTTCATATTGCACTTACGTTCGGGCATTTGCACATTGTTGAGAAGTTAGTGCAACTCATGTCACCGGAGGATCTTGAGCTGGCAACTGATTCAAACACAGTGTTGTGTTCTGCTGTTTTAAATAAGGACGAGAATTTTAACATTTCAGCTGCAAAATGCATCGTCGCAAAACATGATAGGTTGCTCACTCTTCCAACCCCATATTATTGGATTCCGGTGACATGGGCTGTTGAATTGGGCCACAATGAACTGGCTCGCTATTTGTATTCTGTCACACCATTTCATGTGTTGCGCCCTGAAAATGGCAAATATGGCGCTGATCTTCTCGTCAGGTGCTACTATTCCAAGATGTTTG ATGTGGCTGTGGACTTGTTGAGGCGTTGTCCAAGATTAGCAATGCGTAATCAGGGTCAGGGAGCTGGGGATAACTTATTGTTGACGTTAGCAAAAGCACCTTCCTCGTCACTAGATCAAATACAGTTACCATCTTGGAAAAGATGGTTGTATGAAA GGATCCACGTGCACCTAGCCCATGAATTTGCCCTAGATGAAGTTGTTAATCTCGTTGCGGAAGTTAATGACAGCATCAGAGATAATTATGCAAGGAGTGCTGGTAGTG ATGTGACTCTGGACTTGGTGAGGGATTGGACAAAATTAGCAATGCGTGATCAGGGAGCTGGGGATAAAAGCCAATTCCCATCTTGGAAAAGATGGTTGTATGAAA GGTTACTGCTCGGATTGGTTGGGAATATCGACAATTTATTAG GAATTAAGAAAATACGCGAAGCAAAGTTAGGTCACCAACAATATCTTGCACTCTTACGTGCTACATGTAGAGGAGTGACTCCTTTAAATGATAAAGAAATACAAGAAAGTGGAATAAGGAATGCGATATTTGAGGCAGCAAAACGAGGGAACGCTGTATTCATTGTGGAAGCATTAAAGGTGCACTTTACACTTTATGCGATCCATGATGAAAAAAGGAGGCGCATATTTTCCCTCGCTGTGGAGTATCGTCAAGCAAACGTTTACAATCTTATTCATGGCCTTAGTGCGAAGCCTTTTCTTTCAACCTCCATAGATTACTTTGGAAATTCCATGCTACACATGGCAGGAATGCTAGCTCCTCCAATACAACTTAGTCCGATTCCTGGGGCCCTTTTACAGATGCAAAGAGAATTGCAGTGGTTTAAGGAAGTGGAGAGTATCACAACACCTATGATAAGAGAACGTTTAAACGATAACAATTTGACACCCAGAGCATTGTTCACAGAACAACATACCAATTTGGTGAAAGAAGGTGAGAAATGGACCAAAGAAACAGCTAGTTCTTGCGGTGTTGTAGCAGCTCTTGTAGCTACCATCACTTTTGCTGCTGCTTTCACTGTTCCCGGTGGCAATGACCAAAGCAAGGGATATCcaattttcttgcataaaaagctATTTCTATTGTTTATAATATCAGATGCAGTGTCACTCTTCTCTTCCACAACTTCACTGCTTATGTTTCTGGGTCTCCTCACTTCTCGCTATGCAGAGGATGATTTTCTCAACTCACTGCCTACAAAGCTGATGATAGGCCTTTCCACCATGTTCATCTCTCTTGCAACCATGATGGCTGCGTTTTGTGCTTCTCTTTTCCTTATGCTCCAAAATCGATCATGGATCGTCATTCCTGTGACTCTGCTTGCCTCTGTTCCGGTTACTTTATATATTTGGTTGCAATTTCCATtgcttgttctgatctttaagtCAACCTATGCACCAGGCATCTTTGATAGAAATATTAAGCCTTGGCTTTGA
- the LOC112778921 gene encoding zinc finger BED domain-containing protein RICESLEEPER 1-like yields the protein MLESGLKFQKAFKRLGERDTEYALMQGGIPRNIDWDNAKHFMEFLKIFHDVTKSVSGSLLVTSSQYFHEFCKILRVFKASCGSRDPLLGSMAERMKLKYDKYWGNIKNINMMIFVAVVLDPRYKLKFVNFSFEKLYDKDDTDFLGAKVKEIFSNMFDCYVSANNGGRSFTSAIMDGASDVGVPDGDMAGDFFKEVHFHEIINKNEVDLYLMDGLEKPRDQNTFDILNWWKVNSSKYPILSQIARDVLAMPVSTVASESAFSTGGRVLNNYRSSLTPKTVEALICTQNWLRASPMTTGFEELIEEFEKLELGMQKRNL from the coding sequence ATGCTTGAAAGTGGTTTGAAGTTTCAAAAGGCGTTCAAGAGGCTAGGGGAGAGAGATACAGAATATGCTCTAATGCAAGGTGGTATTCCGAGGAATATTGATTGGGACAATGCAAAACACTTTAtggaattcttgaaaatttttcatgaTGTTACAAAGAGTGTGTCTGGTAGTTTGCTTGTgacttcttctcaatattttcatgagttttgtAAGATTTTGCGAGTGTTCAAGGCTTCTTGTGGTAGTCGAGATCCATTACTTGGGAGTATGGCTGAGAGGATGAAGCTTAAGTATGACAAATATTGGGgtaacataaaaaatatcaatatgatgatttttgttgCTGTGGTTCTTGATCCTAGATACAAGTTGAAGTTTGTGAACTTTAGCTTTGAAAAGCTATATGATAAGGATGATACTGATTTTTTGGGTGCAAAAGTGAAAGAGATCTTCTCCAATATGTTTGATTGCTATGTGAGTGCAAATAATGGGGGTAGATCATTTACTTCAGCAATAATGGATGGTGCATCAGATGTGGGAGTACCTGATGGTGACATGGCTGGTGATTTTTTCAAGGAGGTTCATTTTCATGAGATCATCAACAAGAATGAGGTGGATTTGTATTTGATGGATGGTTTAGAGAAGCCTCGTGATCAAAATACTTTTGACATATTGAATTGGTGGAAGGTAAATTCTAGCAAGTATCCTATCTTATCCCAAATAGCTAGAGATGTCTTAGCAATGCCGGTCTCGACTGTTGCTTCAGAATCAGCTTTTAGCACTGGTGGAAGAGTGCTTAACAACTATAGGAGTTCTTTAACTCCAAAGACAGTTGAGGCATTGATATGCACACAAAATTGGCTTCGTGCTTCTCCAATGACAACtggttttgaagagcttattgaAGAGTTTGAGAAACTTGAGTTAGGTATGCAAAAAAGAAATTTGTAG